Part of the Cuniculiplasma divulgatum genome, AAAAAATGACCTTTGGGATGTGGAGACCATCACCTGGATCACTTTACCCGATGCTACAGAAGATGGTAGATGAGAATATGATCAAGAAGGAACCTTCAGGAGCTTACAGTCTTACGCAGGAATCTGATAGCTGGTTTGGTATGGGACATATGCATAATCCATTTTCCGGAAACTCTCCGAGAAATTATGATGAGGCTGTAGATGAGATCAATGGTCTTGTCAATTTTCTTGAAGATATAAAGGCAAATGGAAGCACAAAATTGAAGGAAAAT contains:
- a CDS encoding PadR family transcriptional regulator, with protein sequence MMGNMFGKRRDLRFTILAVLRSGPKNGAEIMDSVEKMTFGMWRPSPGSLYPMLQKMVDENMIKKEPSGAYSLTQESDSWFGMGHMHNPFSGNSPRNYDEAVDEINGLVNFLEDIKANGSTKLKENKEVLDKIADRIRKLTSD